In Eubacteriales bacterium mix99, the DNA window ATCCGATCCCATGATCAGATTGAACTTTTCCAGCGGATCCGTTAAGGGGAGCAACTGAAAATCCAGATGAATGTTGGTTCTCTTTTCCATCTCCTGATATACCGGCATGTCATTCCCGACCTGTCCACCAGTCCATTCCGGAGTCAGGATGGATAATGTAATCTTCTTATCCGTTATATAGCTTGATGATTTCCCCTTTTCCTTTGTATTGTCTTTTTCATCAGAAGCAGGTGTTCTCCCTGCAGTGGAATCGCCCCCCTTGCCTGAATTTGTCTTGCTGCACCCGACGACAGATATCACCATCCATAACGAAAGGATAATGCAGCTGAGTTGAATAATCCTCGTTCTTTTCATGCGTCCTCACTCCTCCTTGTTTTTTATACAACAATCCTGCCGGAACAGGATCTGTTGGCAAACAGCGGCGGCTTCCAAAGCGCTAGCCTTTGATTGCTCCCACCATAACCCCTTTTACAAAATATTTCTGCAGGAAAGGGTAAATAAGCAAAATAGGTACCGTTGAAACGATAATGGTGGCATAACGCACCGATTGCCCCACGACATCCCGACCCTGGGTCAGCTCCTGCAACATTTCATTCTGATTGTATTGGATCAGAATTTTACGTAAATGCATTTGCAGGGGATACAGCTTCTGATCATTCAAATAAACCAAAGCGCTGAAGTAGCTGTTCCAATGAGCAACTGCGTAGAAGAGCACCATAACGGAAAGAACAGGAAGGGACAGGGGCAAAAAGATTCTTGTCATAATCCGGAGCTCGGAACATCCGTCGATGGTGGCTGCTTCATGCAGGCTCTGCGGGATGCTTTCAAAAAAAGTACGCATAATAATCAGATTCCAGGTGCTGATCCCCGCGGGAATCACAATTGCCCATCTGGTATCGATCAATCCCAGTTTTTTTACCAGCAGATAGGATGGTACTAGGCCGCCGCTGAAAAACATGGTAAATGCAATAAACATCATAACCTTGTTTCTGCCGCTGAAGTTTTTACGGGA includes these proteins:
- a CDS encoding carbohydrate ABC transporter permease, which produces MVKNRLSIGDRIFYIIDYIFVALVAIVALYPFIFIFSASVSNSAALGRGEIWLFPKGFNTDAYEIVLEEKAVWSSYGNTIWYVVVGTTMNMVLTTFTAYPLSRKNFSGRNKVMMFIAFTMFFSGGLVPSYLLVKKLGLIDTRWAIVIPAGISTWNLIIMRTFFESIPQSLHEAATIDGCSELRIMTRIFLPLSLPVLSVMVLFYAVAHWNSYFSALVYLNDQKLYPLQMHLRKILIQYNQNEMLQELTQGRDVVGQSVRYATIIVSTVPILLIYPFLQKYFVKGVMVGAIKG